A genomic segment from Dietzia psychralcaliphila encodes:
- a CDS encoding acyl-CoA carboxylase subunit beta: protein MTILRSTLDTTSAEFGAAKEAMEAKLDQLTSDLEPALAGGGERKVARHRERGKFTARERIDMILDRESPFLELCALAAWGSDFQTGASVVAGIGVVEGVECLVIANDPTVKGGTSNPWTLRKILRLNDVASKNRLPVISLVESGGADLPTQKEVFVPGGALFRDLTRLSKAGIPTIAVVYGNSTAGGAYVPGMSDHVVMIEERSKVFLAGPPLVKAATGEIADEETLGGADMHARVSGLADHYALDEADAARITRGIVRRLNWSKEGRTPRAEVIEPLYGNEDLLGIVPEDLKIPFDPREIIARIVDGSDFDEFKPLYGASLVTGWAEIHGYPVGIIANSRGVLFSAEAQKATQFIELANRYDTPLVFMHNTTGYMVGSEYERGGIIKHGAMMINAVSNSEVPHLSLITAASYGAGHYGMCGRAFDPRFLYTWPSSKSAVMGAQQLADVVTSVAAAASAARGEEMTQDTIDGLKTMISDQIEKESLPAFLSGMLYDDGVIDPRDTRTVLGLSLSAIHSGEVAGTDRFGVFRM, encoded by the coding sequence ATGACAATCCTGCGTTCCACGCTCGACACCACCAGCGCCGAGTTCGGCGCCGCGAAAGAGGCCATGGAGGCCAAGCTGGACCAGCTGACCTCCGACCTCGAACCGGCGCTGGCCGGCGGCGGCGAGCGCAAGGTCGCCCGCCACCGGGAGCGCGGCAAGTTCACCGCCCGCGAGCGGATCGACATGATCCTCGACCGGGAATCCCCGTTCCTCGAACTGTGTGCCCTCGCGGCGTGGGGCTCCGACTTCCAGACCGGCGCCTCCGTGGTCGCCGGGATCGGTGTGGTCGAGGGCGTCGAATGCCTGGTCATCGCCAACGACCCCACCGTCAAGGGCGGCACGTCCAACCCGTGGACGCTGCGCAAGATCCTCCGGCTCAACGACGTGGCCAGCAAGAACCGGCTCCCGGTGATCAGCCTCGTCGAATCCGGTGGCGCCGACCTGCCCACGCAGAAGGAGGTGTTCGTCCCCGGTGGCGCGCTCTTCCGTGACCTCACGCGCCTGTCCAAGGCCGGCATCCCCACCATCGCCGTGGTCTACGGCAACTCCACCGCCGGCGGCGCGTACGTGCCGGGTATGAGCGACCACGTGGTGATGATCGAGGAGCGCTCGAAGGTGTTCCTCGCCGGACCGCCGCTGGTCAAGGCCGCCACCGGAGAGATCGCCGACGAGGAGACCCTCGGTGGCGCCGACATGCACGCACGCGTCTCGGGGCTCGCGGACCACTACGCCCTCGACGAGGCCGACGCCGCCCGCATCACGCGGGGCATCGTCCGCCGGTTGAACTGGTCCAAGGAGGGGCGCACCCCGCGCGCAGAGGTGATCGAGCCGCTGTACGGCAACGAGGACCTGCTCGGCATCGTCCCGGAGGATCTCAAGATCCCCTTCGACCCGCGCGAGATCATCGCCCGGATCGTGGACGGCTCCGACTTCGACGAGTTCAAGCCCCTGTACGGCGCGAGTCTGGTGACCGGATGGGCCGAGATCCACGGCTACCCGGTGGGCATCATCGCCAACTCCCGCGGCGTGCTGTTCAGCGCGGAGGCGCAGAAGGCCACCCAGTTCATCGAGCTGGCCAACCGCTACGACACCCCGCTCGTGTTCATGCACAACACCACCGGCTACATGGTGGGGTCCGAGTACGAGCGCGGCGGCATCATCAAGCACGGCGCGATGATGATCAACGCGGTCTCCAACTCCGAGGTCCCGCACCTGTCGCTGATCACCGCCGCCTCCTACGGCGCCGGCCACTACGGGATGTGCGGCCGCGCCTTCGACCCGCGGTTCCTCTACACCTGGCCCAGCTCCAAATCCGCCGTCATGGGGGCCCAGCAGCTCGCCGACGTGGTGACATCCGTGGCCGCGGCGGCCTCCGCCGCACGCGGCGAGGAGATGACCCAGGACACGATCGACGGTCTCAAGACGATGATCTCCGACCAGATCGAGAAGGAGTCATTGCCGGCGTTCCTGTCCGGGATGCTCTACGACGACGGAGTCATCGACCCCCGCGACACCCGGACGGTGCTGGGCCTCAGCCTGTCCGCGATCCACTCCGGAGAAGTCGCCGGAACCGACCGCTTCGGCGTCTTCCGGATGTGA
- a CDS encoding acyl-CoA dehydrogenase family protein: MRETTTRFAEREILPHQDEWEAAGVLPRELHAKAGELGLLGVSFPEEVGGGGGDMRDSLIVCEALHEAGVSGGVFASLFTCGIATPHLAQSGRADQIERWVKPTLAGDLIGSLAITEPGGGSDVGRLTTTARRDGDHYVVNGAKTYITSGTRADFVVTAVRTGGDELRGAAGVSLLVIPTDTPGFHRSAPLEKLGWRASDTAELTFADCRVPVENLVGAEHDGFAQIAIGFVGERAALAAQGYSHAQRCLDLTLDWVRERETFGRPLLSRQAVQNTVTEMARRIDVARTYTHRCVDLAAAGHDAIAEVCFAKNTAVECAEWVANEALQLFGGLGYMAESEVSRQFRDVRLLGIGGGTTEILTTLAGRRLGYTA, from the coding sequence CTGCGCGAGACCACCACCCGCTTCGCGGAGCGCGAGATCCTGCCCCACCAGGACGAGTGGGAGGCCGCCGGCGTCCTACCCCGCGAGCTGCACGCCAAGGCCGGCGAACTGGGCCTGCTCGGGGTCTCGTTCCCGGAGGAGGTCGGTGGCGGGGGCGGCGACATGCGCGACTCCCTCATCGTGTGTGAGGCCCTCCACGAGGCCGGAGTCTCCGGCGGCGTGTTCGCCTCGCTGTTCACCTGCGGTATCGCCACCCCGCACCTGGCGCAGTCCGGCCGAGCCGACCAGATCGAGCGCTGGGTCAAACCCACACTCGCCGGTGATCTGATCGGCTCCCTGGCCATCACGGAACCCGGCGGCGGCTCCGACGTCGGGCGCCTCACCACCACGGCCCGCCGGGACGGCGACCACTACGTCGTCAACGGCGCCAAGACCTACATCACCTCCGGCACCCGCGCCGACTTCGTGGTGACCGCCGTGCGCACCGGTGGCGACGAGCTCAGGGGTGCAGCGGGCGTGAGCCTGCTCGTCATCCCCACCGACACACCCGGTTTCCACCGCTCGGCCCCGCTGGAGAAGCTGGGCTGGCGCGCGTCGGACACCGCCGAGCTGACCTTCGCCGACTGCCGCGTGCCGGTGGAGAACCTCGTCGGCGCCGAGCACGACGGGTTCGCCCAGATCGCCATCGGTTTCGTGGGCGAACGCGCCGCGCTGGCCGCCCAGGGCTACTCACACGCCCAGCGGTGCCTCGACCTCACCCTGGACTGGGTGCGCGAACGCGAGACCTTCGGTCGCCCCCTGCTGTCCCGCCAGGCCGTGCAGAACACCGTCACCGAGATGGCCCGACGCATCGACGTCGCCCGCACCTACACGCACCGTTGTGTGGACCTGGCCGCTGCCGGCCACGACGCGATCGCCGAGGTCTGCTTTGCCAAGAACACCGCCGTCGAGTGCGCGGAATGGGTCGCGAACGAAGCACTCCAGCTCTTCGGAGGGCTCGGCTACATGGCCGAGTCCGAGGTGAGCCGCCAGTTCCGCGATGTCCGCCTCCTGGGCATCGGCGGAGGAACCACCGAGATCCTGACCACCCTCGCCGGACGACGTTTGGGGTACACCGCATGA
- a CDS encoding acyclic terpene utilization AtuA family protein, translating into MTGKNLAAPLRVGNMSGFYGDRISAMREMLEGGQLDVLTGDYLAELTMLILGRDRMKNADLGYAKTFLRQLEDCLGLALDKNVTIVANAGGLNPAGLADAIRELAGRLGLSPKVAHVEGDDLIARVGELSIPADAGFPVTANAYLGAFGIARCLDAGADIVVTGRVTDASVIVGPAISHFGWSRTDLDALAGATAAGHVIECGTQATGGNYSFFNRGEITDPVAPGFPIAEISSDGTSVITKHAGTGGAVTVGTVTSQLLYEVTGARYGGPDVVTRLDTALVEQEGPDRVRISGVRGETAPTTTKVSVTCLGGFRNELTFLLTGLDIEDKASLVERQFLAGLETRPAQIDFRLQRTDHPDADTQAAATAMLTIVAWDPDKDVVGRSFTDAAVAMTLSSYPGATPSAPPGRGGPYGVYIPAYLAQGEIPHVAVLPDGTRVDIAPPETMEEMGDGHASDGLDAEGAPLPPSAPSTGSATPAVTTTRRPLGDVLGARSGDKGGNANIGLWAGDAEAYRWMRDTLTVEELRRLLPETADLPVERYELPRINAVNFVVEGLLGKGVAHGYRWDPQAKGLAEWLRSRVVDIPDHITAPVPAAPVPAASAPTAPAPAEENA; encoded by the coding sequence ATGACCGGGAAGAACCTCGCCGCGCCACTGCGCGTGGGAAACATGTCAGGTTTCTACGGCGACCGTATCTCCGCGATGCGCGAGATGCTCGAGGGCGGCCAACTCGACGTCCTCACCGGCGACTACCTCGCCGAGCTCACCATGCTCATCCTCGGCCGTGACCGGATGAAGAACGCCGACCTCGGATACGCCAAGACCTTCCTGCGTCAGCTCGAGGACTGCCTCGGGCTGGCACTGGATAAGAACGTCACGATCGTGGCGAACGCGGGCGGGCTGAACCCCGCCGGGCTGGCCGACGCGATCCGCGAGCTCGCCGGCCGACTGGGACTGTCGCCGAAGGTCGCGCACGTCGAGGGCGATGACCTCATCGCGCGAGTCGGCGAGCTGTCCATCCCGGCCGATGCCGGTTTCCCGGTCACCGCCAACGCCTACCTCGGGGCCTTCGGGATCGCCCGCTGCCTCGACGCCGGCGCCGACATCGTCGTCACCGGTCGCGTCACCGACGCCTCGGTGATCGTCGGCCCCGCGATCAGCCACTTCGGGTGGTCCCGGACCGACCTCGACGCCCTCGCCGGCGCCACTGCCGCGGGGCACGTCATCGAGTGCGGTACCCAGGCCACAGGCGGCAACTACTCGTTCTTCAACCGGGGCGAGATCACCGACCCCGTCGCACCCGGTTTCCCGATCGCCGAGATCTCGTCCGACGGCACCTCGGTGATCACCAAGCACGCCGGGACCGGGGGAGCGGTCACGGTCGGCACCGTCACCTCCCAGCTCCTCTACGAGGTCACCGGCGCCCGCTACGGCGGCCCCGACGTCGTCACCCGCCTGGACACCGCTCTGGTCGAGCAAGAGGGCCCGGACCGCGTCCGGATCTCCGGCGTGCGCGGGGAGACCGCCCCCACCACCACCAAGGTGTCGGTCACATGCCTCGGCGGCTTCCGCAACGAGCTGACGTTCCTGCTCACCGGCCTGGACATCGAGGACAAGGCCTCGCTGGTCGAGCGACAGTTCCTGGCCGGACTCGAGACCCGTCCGGCGCAGATCGACTTCCGTCTGCAGCGCACCGACCACCCCGACGCCGACACGCAGGCCGCCGCCACCGCGATGCTGACCATCGTGGCGTGGGACCCGGACAAGGACGTGGTGGGTCGCTCGTTCACCGACGCCGCGGTGGCGATGACCCTGTCCAGTTACCCGGGTGCCACACCCAGTGCTCCTCCCGGACGCGGGGGCCCGTACGGCGTGTACATCCCCGCCTACCTCGCGCAGGGCGAGATCCCGCACGTCGCGGTGCTGCCCGACGGGACCCGGGTGGACATCGCGCCGCCGGAGACCATGGAGGAGATGGGCGACGGTCACGCCTCAGACGGGCTCGACGCCGAAGGCGCACCGCTACCCCCGTCCGCCCCGTCGACCGGGTCCGCCACGCCTGCCGTCACCACCACCCGCCGGCCGCTGGGAGACGTGCTCGGCGCCCGCTCGGGCGACAAGGGCGGCAACGCCAACATCGGGCTGTGGGCCGGCGACGCGGAGGCCTACCGCTGGATGCGCGACACCCTCACCGTCGAGGAGTTGCGCCGTCTGCTCCCGGAGACCGCAGACCTCCCGGTCGAGCGGTACGAGCTCCCCCGCATCAATGCCGTGAACTTCGTCGTGGAGGGACTGCTCGGGAAGGGCGTCGCCCACGGCTACCGCTGGGACCCGCAGGCCAAGGGCCTCGCGGAGTGGCTGCGCTCCCGTGTCGTCGACATCCCCGACCACATCACCGCCCCCGTCCCCGCCGCCCCAGTACCCGCCGCTTCGGCACCCACCGCACCGGCCCCCGCAGAGGAGAACGCGTGA
- a CDS encoding TIGR03084 family metal-binding protein, which produces MQTNTQPSATEDPHAVLAALSARLDDLVETAGPDVWNLDTPAEGWDVGMQIAHLAWTDEVSVTAVNDPDAFQGVVETAMADPTGFVDAGAAEIAATGRDEVLARWRLARGELADALKAADPGDQVPWFGPPMRPKSMTTARIMETWAHGIDVADAVGVALDSDPAFVSALPHVARLGFKTRGFAYLMNGLEAPTSEVHVALTLADGSVLEFGPADAEQRVTGPVLDFCLLVTQRVHRADTALEAVGDDAEEWLRIAQAFAGLPGGGREEGARA; this is translated from the coding sequence ATGCAGACGAACACCCAGCCCTCGGCGACGGAGGATCCACACGCGGTCCTGGCCGCGCTCAGTGCCCGACTTGACGACCTCGTCGAGACCGCCGGTCCCGACGTCTGGAACCTGGACACCCCGGCCGAGGGCTGGGACGTGGGAATGCAGATCGCGCATCTGGCCTGGACCGACGAGGTCTCCGTCACCGCCGTCAACGACCCGGACGCCTTCCAGGGCGTGGTGGAGACGGCCATGGCCGACCCGACCGGGTTCGTCGACGCCGGTGCCGCCGAGATCGCCGCCACCGGCCGCGACGAGGTGCTGGCCCGGTGGCGACTGGCACGGGGAGAACTCGCGGACGCGCTCAAGGCCGCCGATCCCGGGGACCAGGTCCCGTGGTTCGGTCCGCCGATGCGACCCAAGTCCATGACGACCGCCCGGATCATGGAGACCTGGGCACACGGCATCGACGTCGCCGACGCCGTGGGGGTCGCTCTGGACTCCGATCCGGCCTTCGTCTCGGCGCTTCCGCACGTGGCCCGCCTGGGCTTCAAGACCCGGGGCTTCGCGTACCTGATGAACGGTCTCGAGGCCCCGACCTCGGAGGTCCACGTCGCACTCACCCTGGCCGACGGCAGTGTTCTCGAGTTCGGTCCGGCCGACGCCGAGCAGCGTGTCACCGGCCCGGTCCTGGATTTCTGCCTGCTGGTCACCCAGCGGGTCCACCGCGCCGACACCGCCCTCGAGGCGGTCGGCGACGACGCGGAGGAGTGGCTGCGGATCGCCCAGGCCTTCGCGGGACTACCCGGCGGCGGCCGCGAGGAAGGGGCCCGAGCATGA
- a CDS encoding acyclic terpene utilization AtuA family protein encodes MTSTQSPLRIGNVSASRTDRATATAEFLAAASLDVLALDMLSDEAMLELAEQRAEGGPGHERALLVQLGECLELIGTGGVRIVTNAGALDPGGLAEALRAMAADAGVRLSVASVDSGDVTDRAVELGLGEADVATVRHGAFGIARALGAGANVVVTGRVSREALVTGAAAAHHGWTPSALDALAGSVAVGHVLSGGPGATGVVDSSTDVTRSTDPVSGGYPIAEIAADGSAVVTRHPSAFGSVTVGTVTDQLLDGVAGARYAAPDVVLRLDSVRLAQEGTDRVRISGARGEPAPPVVASVAMTRGPERPRRVARPLAQAEAGHTVVLPGGERVAVPVPLETADIGPGELPTPWSPGAVPGGAPVMSVLGSVASVRRGVVGRGVNIAVWTWDDSAFAWLAGALTIDRFRELLPALECMETHRYLLPNLRAVNLVARPPRGATLDTGLGADLASVRLGIPGELLEFGP; translated from the coding sequence ATGACGAGCACCCAGAGCCCGCTGCGTATCGGCAACGTCTCCGCCTCGCGGACGGACCGCGCCACCGCGACCGCCGAGTTCCTCGCGGCCGCGTCCCTGGATGTACTCGCGCTGGACATGCTCTCGGACGAGGCGATGCTGGAACTCGCCGAGCAGCGCGCGGAGGGCGGGCCGGGCCACGAGCGCGCGCTCCTCGTCCAACTGGGGGAGTGCCTCGAGCTCATCGGTACGGGGGGCGTGCGGATCGTCACCAACGCCGGTGCCCTCGATCCGGGTGGGTTGGCCGAGGCCCTGCGTGCCATGGCCGCCGACGCGGGTGTCAGGTTGTCCGTGGCATCGGTGGACTCCGGTGACGTGACGGATCGCGCCGTCGAGTTGGGACTCGGAGAGGCCGACGTCGCCACGGTGCGGCACGGTGCGTTCGGGATCGCGCGGGCCCTCGGGGCGGGCGCGAACGTCGTCGTCACCGGTCGGGTCAGTCGCGAGGCGCTGGTCACGGGCGCGGCGGCGGCCCATCACGGCTGGACCCCGTCGGCCCTTGACGCGCTCGCCGGTTCCGTGGCGGTGGGGCACGTGCTCTCCGGGGGCCCGGGCGCGACGGGCGTCGTGGACTCGTCGACCGACGTCACCCGGAGCACGGACCCGGTGTCCGGCGGCTACCCGATCGCGGAGATCGCGGCCGACGGGTCCGCAGTCGTCACCCGCCACCCCTCGGCGTTCGGATCCGTCACCGTCGGTACCGTCACCGATCAGCTTCTCGACGGGGTCGCGGGTGCGCGGTACGCGGCTCCCGACGTGGTCCTGCGGCTGGACTCCGTCCGCCTCGCCCAGGAGGGCACGGACCGGGTCCGGATCAGCGGGGCCCGGGGAGAGCCCGCACCGCCGGTCGTGGCGTCGGTGGCCATGACGAGGGGGCCCGAGCGACCCCGACGGGTCGCCCGCCCCCTGGCGCAGGCGGAGGCCGGCCACACCGTGGTGCTCCCCGGCGGTGAACGGGTCGCGGTGCCTGTCCCCCTGGAGACCGCGGACATCGGTCCCGGTGAGCTCCCCACCCCCTGGTCGCCGGGTGCCGTTCCCGGTGGGGCGCCGGTGATGTCCGTGCTGGGCTCGGTCGCCAGCGTGCGTCGTGGCGTGGTCGGCCGCGGGGTGAACATCGCGGTGTGGACCTGGGACGACTCCGCGTTCGCGTGGCTGGCCGGGGCGCTCACGATCGACCGTTTCCGCGAACTGCTGCCCGCCCTGGAATGCATGGAGACGCACCGCTATCTGCTGCCCAACCTCCGGGCGGTCAACCTCGTCGCCCGGCCCCCGCGGGGCGCGACGCTCGACACCGGGCTCGGGGCCGACCTCGCCTCCGTTCGCCTGGGAATCCCCGGTGAGCTCCTCGAGTTCGGCCCGTGA
- a CDS encoding MarR family winged helix-turn-helix transcriptional regulator, with product MPPRTAPIPDRIDQARANWEREGWTDAAQGMTVVTSVMRAHQILLARVEETLRPWNLSFPRYELLRLLAFSRSGSLPITKASERLQVHVTSVTSAMKRLLDAGLVERRPHPTDGRTTLVEITAEGRRVVSEATAALNAGVFSDPGMDESEQLALIEAISSLRQTAGDF from the coding sequence GTGCCCCCCAGGACCGCCCCGATCCCCGACCGCATCGACCAGGCCCGCGCCAACTGGGAGCGTGAGGGATGGACCGACGCGGCTCAGGGGATGACCGTGGTGACGTCGGTCATGCGCGCGCACCAGATCCTGTTGGCGCGGGTGGAGGAGACACTGCGGCCGTGGAACCTGTCGTTCCCCCGCTACGAACTGCTCCGATTGCTGGCGTTCTCCCGGTCCGGCTCGCTGCCCATCACCAAGGCCTCCGAGCGACTGCAGGTCCACGTCACCAGCGTCACCAGCGCCATGAAGCGCCTCCTGGACGCCGGACTCGTCGAGCGGCGCCCCCACCCGACCGACGGCCGCACGACCCTGGTGGAGATCACCGCCGAGGGCAGGCGTGTGGTCTCCGAGGCGACCGCCGCGCTCAACGCCGGGGTGTTCTCCGACCCGGGGATGGACGAGTCCGAGCAGTTGGCGCTGATCGAGGCGATCTCGTCGCTTCGGCAGACCGCCGGCGACTTCTGA
- a CDS encoding MFS transporter: MTQSRNTPPGDAAPQSPSNAPVKPKTSLKKVAAASSIGTTIEWYDFFIYGTAAALVFPALFFPDQNPATATLSSFATFAVAFFARPVGAAIFGHFGDRIGRKNTLVWTLIIMGIATVFIGLLPGYNTGAFGVFEGGIGIWAPTLLVVCRFFQGFAVGGEWAGATLLTAEYAPEGKRGMMAMWPQLGVAFAFFLSSGTFLVFSLVAGGGADLDSPFMQYGWRIPFLLSAVLVLVGLWIRLTVEETPVFRQTQEREAKEAAATAAADKAANRVTAPRTLPFADALRYQWKEILIAGGALTSLFSLFYMGTSFLTNYATATLGHSRPFVLAMGMIAALIFGAAIALSAMYSDKIGRRKVIGTSVGLAIPWTLFVFPILDTGSTFAFGVVLFVTLIIFGIAYGPAGALLPELFQARYRYTGAGLGYNLAGILGGALPPLAAAAMIGAGNTFGVGLMLSALSIMSMVCIFLMTESSKNVIHADAEPDDSRLIATEMP; encoded by the coding sequence TTGACGCAGTCCAGAAACACCCCGCCGGGGGACGCAGCCCCGCAGTCCCCCTCTAATGCGCCGGTCAAGCCGAAGACCTCGCTGAAGAAGGTCGCCGCAGCGTCCTCCATCGGTACCACGATCGAGTGGTACGACTTCTTCATCTACGGTACGGCCGCCGCGCTGGTCTTCCCCGCCCTGTTCTTCCCCGACCAGAACCCCGCGACGGCGACGCTGTCCTCGTTCGCCACCTTCGCCGTGGCGTTCTTCGCCCGGCCCGTCGGAGCGGCGATCTTCGGCCACTTCGGCGACCGCATCGGCCGCAAGAACACGCTCGTGTGGACGCTCATCATCATGGGCATCGCGACCGTCTTCATCGGCCTCCTGCCCGGCTACAACACCGGTGCGTTCGGCGTCTTCGAGGGCGGCATCGGTATCTGGGCGCCGACCCTGCTGGTGGTGTGCCGCTTCTTCCAGGGCTTCGCGGTCGGCGGCGAGTGGGCCGGCGCGACACTGCTCACTGCCGAGTACGCACCCGAGGGCAAGCGCGGCATGATGGCCATGTGGCCGCAGCTGGGCGTGGCCTTCGCGTTCTTCCTCTCCTCCGGTACCTTCCTCGTCTTCTCGCTCGTCGCCGGTGGTGGAGCCGACCTCGACAGCCCCTTCATGCAGTACGGCTGGCGTATCCCGTTCCTGCTCTCCGCGGTCCTCGTCCTGGTCGGACTGTGGATCCGCCTCACCGTCGAGGAGACCCCGGTCTTCCGTCAGACCCAGGAGCGGGAGGCCAAGGAGGCCGCCGCGACCGCGGCTGCGGACAAGGCCGCGAACAGGGTCACGGCCCCCAGGACGCTGCCGTTCGCCGATGCTCTGCGCTACCAGTGGAAGGAGATCCTCATCGCAGGTGGCGCGCTCACCTCGCTGTTCTCCCTCTTCTACATGGGTACCTCGTTCCTCACGAACTACGCCACCGCCACCCTCGGACACTCGCGCCCGTTCGTCCTCGCCATGGGCATGATCGCCGCGCTGATCTTCGGTGCTGCCATCGCGTTGTCGGCGATGTACTCGGACAAGATCGGCCGGAGGAAGGTCATCGGCACCTCGGTCGGCCTGGCCATCCCGTGGACGCTGTTCGTCTTCCCGATCCTCGACACCGGGTCCACCTTCGCGTTCGGTGTGGTCCTGTTCGTCACGCTGATCATCTTCGGTATCGCCTACGGCCCGGCCGGCGCGCTGCTGCCCGAGCTGTTCCAGGCCCGCTACCGCTACACCGGTGCCGGACTCGGCTACAACCTCGCCGGCATCCTCGGTGGTGCGCTGCCGCCACTGGCCGCCGCCGCGATGATCGGTGCCGGCAACACCTTCGGGGTCGGCCTGATGCTCTCCGCGCTGTCCATCATGTCGATGGTCTGCATCTTCCTCATGACGGAGTCGAGCAAGAACGTCATCCACGCCGATGCCGAGCCGGACGACTCCCGACTCATCGCCACCGAGATGCCGTGA
- a CDS encoding LuxR C-terminal-related transcriptional regulator, with amino-acid sequence MSTLRPKDSDAVLSALRKVRNDTGLPTVFAGEADGETARLTRFIGVRTDSMQGLAVAKGRGLGGHVMASGRPATVRDYEDCSNITRDYAVAVEREGLRAIISVPVMVSGVARTILYGSARVATQLGDQVTKTFSSVAAELASEFQVRDEVDRRLRMADLAAAEHCGGLESTDREQLRVLHGELRAIAAELGDPALRERLLAAGSALAGVGREVGDPSSVRTQSVLSPREIDVLAQVALGCSNAEVGARLSLSPETIKAYLRNIGTKLGTRSRMESVARARLLGVLP; translated from the coding sequence ATGTCCACCCTCCGGCCCAAGGACTCGGACGCTGTTCTCAGTGCCCTACGCAAGGTCCGCAACGACACCGGGTTACCGACGGTCTTCGCCGGGGAAGCCGACGGCGAGACGGCCAGGCTGACACGATTCATCGGCGTCAGAACGGATTCGATGCAGGGGCTCGCCGTGGCCAAGGGGCGGGGGCTCGGCGGACACGTCATGGCGTCCGGTCGCCCGGCGACGGTACGCGACTACGAGGACTGCTCGAACATCACGCGCGACTACGCCGTGGCGGTAGAGCGTGAGGGCCTGAGGGCGATCATCTCGGTCCCCGTCATGGTCTCGGGGGTGGCGCGGACGATCCTCTACGGTTCCGCCCGCGTCGCCACCCAGCTCGGAGACCAGGTGACCAAGACGTTCTCCTCCGTCGCGGCCGAGCTGGCCTCGGAGTTCCAGGTCCGGGACGAGGTGGACCGTCGACTCCGCATGGCCGATCTCGCCGCGGCCGAACACTGTGGGGGACTCGAGTCCACCGACCGGGAGCAGCTCCGGGTACTCCACGGCGAGCTGAGGGCGATCGCCGCCGAACTGGGTGATCCCGCACTACGGGAACGGTTGTTGGCGGCCGGCTCCGCACTGGCGGGGGTCGGCAGGGAGGTCGGGGACCCCTCGTCGGTCCGGACCCAGTCCGTTCTCTCTCCCAGGGAGATCGACGTGCTCGCACAGGTGGCGCTCGGATGCTCCAACGCGGAGGTCGGGGCGCGACTGTCGCTCTCACCCGAGACGATCAAGGCGTACCTGCGCAATATCGGTACCAAGCTCGGGACCCGGTCGCGGATGGAATCCGTCGCCCGCGCCCGGCTCCTCGGCGTCCTGCCCTGA
- the mmsB gene encoding 3-hydroxyisobutyrate dehydrogenase — protein sequence MDNRSQTVAFLGLGNMGGPMAANLVGAGLNVRGFDPVAAAQDAARTAGITVCDSPAEAVRGAGVVITMLPNGALVTSTYDDVLGEAEEGTLFIDSSTISVDDARAVHSKAVAAGMLQVDAPVSGGVKGATAGTLAFMVGGEDEAFAAAQPVLEPMAGKVIHCGGAGAGQAAKVCNNMVLAVHQIAIAEAFVLAEGLGLDHQALFDVVTGATGNSWALHTNCPVPGPVPTSPANNDFTPGFATALMNKDLGLALAALESTGTVAPLGAAAAALYDEFAQDNGGKDFSAIITSIRDSSRG from the coding sequence ATGGACAACCGATCGCAGACCGTGGCATTTCTCGGGTTGGGCAACATGGGTGGACCCATGGCCGCCAACCTGGTCGGCGCCGGACTGAACGTCAGAGGCTTCGACCCGGTCGCGGCGGCACAGGACGCGGCCCGCACCGCGGGGATCACCGTGTGTGACTCGCCCGCCGAGGCGGTCCGGGGTGCCGGGGTGGTCATCACGATGCTGCCCAACGGCGCGCTCGTGACGTCGACCTACGACGACGTCCTGGGCGAGGCGGAGGAGGGGACGTTGTTCATCGACTCCTCCACCATCTCGGTCGACGACGCCCGCGCGGTGCACTCCAAAGCCGTGGCCGCCGGGATGCTGCAGGTCGACGCGCCCGTCTCGGGCGGCGTCAAGGGGGCGACCGCCGGCACGCTGGCGTTCATGGTCGGCGGCGAGGACGAGGCGTTCGCGGCCGCGCAGCCCGTGCTCGAACCGATGGCGGGCAAGGTCATCCACTGTGGCGGCGCCGGGGCCGGCCAGGCCGCCAAGGTCTGCAACAACATGGTGCTGGCCGTGCACCAGATCGCGATCGCCGAGGCGTTCGTGCTCGCCGAGGGGCTGGGGCTCGATCACCAGGCCCTGTTCGACGTGGTCACCGGCGCCACCGGCAACAGCTGGGCGCTGCACACCAACTGCCCGGTCCCCGGTCCGGTTCCCACCTCTCCCGCCAACAACGACTTCACGCCCGGCTTCGCCACGGCTCTCATGAACAAGGACCTCGGGCTCGCGCTCGCGGCCCTGGAGAGCACTGGTACGGTCGCTCCGCTCGGCGCGGCAGCGGCGGCCCTGTACGACGAGTTCGCGCAGGACAACGGTGGCAAGGACTTCAGCGCCATCATCACCAGCATCCGCGATTCCTCGCGGGGCTGA